The nucleotide sequence GTGAGGTTCCGCTGACAATGAGACCGGCCTTTTCCAGGCGCTCACGATACAGGTTGTTGAACTCATAGCGATGACGATGGCGCTCGCTGATTTCTTCCTGCTGATAGGCAGCATGGGCCAAGGTATCCTCCCGCAGCTTACAGGGATAGGCACCAAGGCGAAGCGTTCCGCCCATGTCCGAATTTTCGTCCCGAATCTCGGTCTTGCCGCTGCGAAAATCATACCATTCCTTCATCAGGTAGATGATCGGGTCTTTTGTGGTAGGATTAAGCTCCTTGGAATCTGCCCCGGTTATTCCGGCAACCGCACGGGAAAATTCCACCACGGCCAGCTGCATGCCCAGGCAGATGCCGAAGAAGGGCACCTTGTTTTCCCGGGCATAGGCAATGGCCTTGATCTTCCCTTCTGTTCCTCGGCTGCCGAAGCCACCAGGGACCAAGATACCGTCGCATTGTTCAAGCTCTGCTGAAGGATTCCCCTCTTCCAGATCATCAGCAGCGATATATTTCAACTCCACCCTGGTATCATTGGCTATTCCACCGTGGATCAACGACTCGTGCAGGCTCTTGTAGGCCTCTTTCAGCTCAACATATTTCCCGGTGATACCGATGGTGACGGTATGCGCAGGGTTCTTTATTTTTTTGACCAGATCCTGCCAGGGTTTCGTATTCGGCGCTCCTGTCCAGATGCCCAGTTTTTCTAAAATACGATCATCAACCCCTTCCTCGTGTAAACGGAGCGGGAGTTCGTAGATCGTATCCACATCAATGGCAGTAATGACTGAATGAGCATCGATATTGCAGAACAGGCCTATTTTTTTCTTGATTGAGTCGTCCAGCGGGACCGCAGTCCGACAGATCAGGATATCCGGTTGAATACCCGAGGCCAGTAACTCCTTGACCGAGTGCTGGGTTGGTTTGGTCTTAATCTCGCCAGCAGTCTTGATAAACGGCACCAAGGTGAGGTGAATATACAGGGAGTATTCCCGCCCGAGATCACCGCGCAGCTGCCGAATTGCCTCAATAAAAGGTAGGCCTTCAATATCACCAACGGTTCCACCGATTTCGATGATGGCCACATCCACCGTGCCGTCAAGCTGCATCACCGCTTGCTTGATCTCATCGGTAATATGAGGGATCATCTGTACTGTACCCCCCAGATACTCTCCCCGGCGCTCTTTCATAATCACCGAGTAGTAGATCCTGCCGGAGGTATAGTTATTCTTCTGGGCCATGACCGCATCGGTGTACCGTTCATAATGCCCCATGTCCAGATCGGTTTCAGCACCGTCATCGGTCACATAGACCTCTCCGTGCTGAAAGGGGTTCATGGTTCCGGGATCAACATTGATGTAGGGGTCAAGCTTTTGAAAGGTAACGGTCATTCCTCGGCTTTCCAAAAGAGCACCGATGGAGGCCGCAGCAAGCCCCTTGCCCAAGGACGAGAGCACACCGCCGGTTATAAAAATAAATTTTGTTTTTCTACTCGGTTGCGTATCCATACCTCTATCCTTTATATGCCGATTTCGGCTTTACGGAAGCAAGGAACCAGCTGCTCCTGTCCCGATTTCGCTCTTATTTTACAGGAGACAACCATACTCCAAACAGCAATGTTTGACAACCACACCCTGTGGTTTTCGAAGAATACTTTTTTCATACAAGAGTGAAGAGGGAGAACAAGAGGAAGGGGATGAACAAAAAAGCAAGGATCTGTTTTTAGGACTAAAAACAGATCCTTGCTGAAAATAAAATCAGAGATCCTCCTTGGGGAAAA is from Candidatus Electrothrix sp. GW3-4 and encodes:
- a CDS encoding CTP synthase, with translation MDTQPSRKTKFIFITGGVLSSLGKGLAAASIGALLESRGMTVTFQKLDPYINVDPGTMNPFQHGEVYVTDDGAETDLDMGHYERYTDAVMAQKNNYTSGRIYYSVIMKERRGEYLGGTVQMIPHITDEIKQAVMQLDGTVDVAIIEIGGTVGDIEGLPFIEAIRQLRGDLGREYSLYIHLTLVPFIKTAGEIKTKPTQHSVKELLASGIQPDILICRTAVPLDDSIKKKIGLFCNIDAHSVITAIDVDTIYELPLRLHEEGVDDRILEKLGIWTGAPNTKPWQDLVKKIKNPAHTVTIGITGKYVELKEAYKSLHESLIHGGIANDTRVELKYIAADDLEEGNPSAELEQCDGILVPGGFGSRGTEGKIKAIAYARENKVPFFGICLGMQLAVVEFSRAVAGITGADSKELNPTTKDPIIYLMKEWYDFRSGKTEIRDENSDMGGTLRLGAYPCKLREDTLAHAAYQQEEISERHRHRYEFNNLYRERLEKAGLIVSGTSPDDTLVEIVELSEHPWFLGCQFHPEFKSSPMKPHPLFRDFIKAALSNK